Proteins found in one Vulpes vulpes isolate BD-2025 chromosome 13, VulVul3, whole genome shotgun sequence genomic segment:
- the CTHRC1 gene encoding collagen triple helix repeat-containing protein 1 produces the protein MRPQGPAAASPPRLLGLLLLLLLLLLQLRAPSSASETPKGKQKALLRPREVVDLYNGMCLQGPAGVPGRDGSPGANGIPGTPGIPGRDGFKGEKGECLRESFEESWTPNYKQCSWSSLNYGIDLGKIAECTFTKMRSNSALRVLFSGSLRLKCRNACCQRWYFTFNGAECSGPLPIEAIIYLDQGSPELNSTINIHRTSSVEGLCEGIGAGLVDVAIWVGTCSDYPKGDASTGWNSVSRIIIEELPK, from the exons atgcgcccccagggccccgccgccgcctccccgccgcGGCTCCTcggcctcctgctgctcctgctgctcctgctgctgcagcTGCGCGCGCCGTCGAGCGCCTCCGAGACCCCCAAGGGGAAGCAAAAGGCGCTGCTGCGGCCGAGGGAGGTGGTGGACCTG TATAATGGAATGTGCTTACAAGGacctgcaggggtgcctgggcgagATGGAAGCCCTGGGGCCAATGGCATTCCTGGTACCCCTGGGATCCCAGGTCGAGATGGATTcaaaggagaaaagggggaaTGCTTGAGGGAAAGTTTTGAAGAGTCCTGGACACCTAACTACAAGCAGTGTTCATGGAGTTCGCTCAATTATGGCATAGATCTTGGAAAAATTGCG GAGTGTACATTTACCAAGATGCGCTCAAACAGTGCCCTGAGAGTTTTGTTCAGTGGCTCACTTCGGTTAAAATGCAGAAATGCATGCTGTCAGCGTTGGTATTTCACGTTCAATGGAGCTGAATGTTCAGGACCTCTTCCCATTGAAGCCATAATTTATTTGGACCAAGGAAGCCCTGAACTCAATTCAACAATTAATATTCATCGCACTTCTTCTG TGGAAGGACTTTGTGAAGGCATTGGAGCCGGCTTAGTGGATGTTGCTATCTGGGTTGGGACTTGTTCCGATTATCCGAAGGGAGACGCCTCTACTGGATGGAATTCAGTATCTCGCATCATTATTGAAGAACtaccaaaataa